A genomic stretch from Mya arenaria isolate MELC-2E11 chromosome 10, ASM2691426v1 includes:
- the LOC128204441 gene encoding angiopoietin-2-like, producing the protein MCFLARSKGTCNICEFDKVSNTCVFSSDTEHDIISTPDVTKVVLIPNEVPTDCYGLHKQNQRLPSGVYDFLLSRCHVKIPVFCDMTTAGGGWTVIQHRYDGSVDFYRNISEYTDGFGNVGMEFWLEIESANKSNKKYVGILCNVTRILAASDTT; encoded by the exons ATGTGCTTCTTGGCTAGATCGAAGGGCACATGTAACATATGCGAATTTGACAAAGTGTCTAATACATGTGTCTTCAGTTCCGACACCGAACATGACATCATCAGTACACCTGACGTCACAAAGGTGGTGCTTATACCGAATGAAG TACCAACCGACTGCTACGGCCTTCACAAACAGAACCAGAGACTACCCAGTGGTGTGTATGACTTTTTGTTATCGAGATGTCATGTGAAGATCCCGGTGTTTTGTGACATGACGACTGCCGGCGGTGGATGGACG GTAATCCAACACAGATATGATGGTTCAGTGGACTTTTACAGAAACATTTCTGAGTATACCGATGGATTTGGCAACGTCGGGATGGAGTTTTGGTTAG AGATTGAGAGCGCCAACAAATCAAACAAGAAATACGTAGGAATTCTGTGTAACGTCACCCGCATTTTGGCTGCTTCTGATACTACCTAA